A segment of the bacterium genome:
GAGTTCCGGTTTGCTGCCCACTTCCAGCCCGTGGTTGAACTCGCGTCCGGCGTCGAGGATCTCCTCCACCACCTCGCGAAGCTGGTTGACCTTGATCGGGAAGACGCCCCGGTAGACGTTCTGGTACTTGTGCTCCTCGACGGCGTTGCGGAAGGCCAGGTTGATCGACCGCACGCGGTGGTGCAGGAGGTCCTGAAAACGGATCTGCAGCGGAAACGTGAGACCCGCCTCCTTGGCCACCTTGATGACGGACATGAGGGAGATGCTGGGCCCGTCCTGCTGGATGGGGCGGCACACCACCTCCCCCGCCTCATCCGCGGAAAAATAACCCGAGCCCCAGTTGTCGATGTTGTAAAGTCGGACGGAGTCTTCGACCTTCCAGGATTTCACGTCCTTCGGGAGACCGTGACCGTTTCCGTTTGTGAGGGGAATTTCTTTGACGCTCGTCTGAGGCATCTATTTTTGTCTTTACCGCATGAACATCTTAAAATTTATACACTTGGGCGGTGATCGTCAAACCTTTTCTCGGATTTTTCGCCAAAAAAGCCCGCGACGATGCGACGTGAGTTTTTTATTTTTGCACCGGGGCGCCGGCCTTCGCTAAGTCGCTGCCCGGTCGCGCCGCGACGGGAGCTCCGGGCACAGGACGATCTTGCCCTCGAGACCGCCCGCCTCAAGACGTCGGTGCGCCTCGGCGACCTCGTCGAAGGAGATCCGCTCGGCGACGCGCGGCCGGATGGAGCGAGTGGACAACAGGCCGAAGAGCCGCTCCAGGTCCTCCCGAAACCAGGCGGGATGTCGCGCCCGCATCAGGTTGATCGAGTAGACGCGGGTGCGCTTGCCGTCACGCAACCACTTCCATAGAGACTGGAGAGACTGGCGCGCCAGCCACATCAAGATCGCGAGCGGGCGACGCTGCGGCTGCACGCCCGCCGTGTAGCCGTAGGCGCAGAGCAGGCCGCCGCGCTTGAGCGCCGCAAACGAACGACGATAACCGTCCTCGCCGACCCCGTCGAAGACGACGTCGAACCCGCCCACCAGGACGCGCGTGAAGTCTTCCCGTTGGTAGTCGATCGGCGTCGCGCCGAGCTCGCGGATTAGCGACGCGTGCGCGCCGCGCGCGGTGCCCCACAGCTCCAGTCCGGCCTGCCTGCCGAGCACGCACAGCGCCTGGCCGACGGCGCCGGCGGCTCCCTGCACGAGCACTCGCTGTCCTTGCCGCACCCGGGCCGCGCGGTGAAGGAGCTGGTAGGCGGTAGTCCAGCTCAAGATCAGCGCGGCCGCCTCCGCCGCGTCGGCGCCCGCCGGCACGCGGGTCAGGTGGTCGGCCCGGAGCGTGCGATAGGCTGCGTTCGACCCAAGGACCGTCATATCGGCCACGCGGTCACCAAGCTGAAAGCCGCTCACGCCTTCGCCGAGCTGATCGATGACACCGATGACATCATAGCCCATCACGAAGGGAGGCCGGAGGCTCATCGTTTGCGGGTAGAGGTGGCGCCGGATCACCACGTCGGTGTACTCCAGGCCCGAGGCGAGCACGCGGACCCTCACCTCGCCGCGGCCGGCCGTCGGCACGGGAGCGTCGACCACCTCCAGCCCGTCGGGACCGCCAAAGCTCCTGACTTGAACAACCCGGTTGCGGCGCTCTCTCAGGGGCGGTGCGTCGCCGGGCAGTGTCATGGTGGCGTTTGCCGCCGAATCGGAAGCGTCACTCATGGTCCAAGTTGTAAACATTCGTTCGAACGGTTCAAGCCAAAAGTCGGTGAGGCATTCGCGAAGGCTGGGATCTTGCTGGATGATTCGTACATCGCCGTCCCCGGGGTCACCGGGGAGCGGCGCATATACGTTGGTGGTAGCGGGGGCAGGATTTGAACCTGCGACCTCCGGGTTATGAGCCCGGCGAGCTACCGGACTGCTCCACCCCGCGATCAGTCCGGCTGTGATAGTGGAAGCGGTTGCGCTTTGTCAACCGCTCTTGCTATACGCTGCGGCCCACGACCGAGGCCGGGCGCCCGTCCAGGGCGCGCGGCCGAGGAAGTGCTTGGAGGCGAAGCCGAAAAGCATGCCAAGCTTTTTCAACTCGCTGAACACGGGCGACATCGAGAATCTTTCGCTCGTCGTTCATGAGAAAGAGTTGTAAGGAGGTCACCATGCCGGACATCCAAGAATTCGACCTGATCGTCATCGGCGCCGGACCGGCAGGCTACGTGGCCGCGATCCGCGCCTCGCAACTCGGAATGAAGGTCGCCTGCGTCGAGAAGGAAAGGACGCTCGGAGGAACCTGCCTCAACGTCGGGTGCATCCCCAGCAAGGCCCTCCTCGAATCTTCCGAGCACTATGCCTTCCTCCAGCGCAGGATGGCGGACCACGGGATCGCCGTCCAAGGGGCGTCCGTCGATTTTGGAAAATTCATGGAGCGGAAGGACAAGGTCGTCGCGCAGCTCACCGGCGGCGTGGCGGCCCTCTTCAAGAAGAACAAAGTGACCCACGTCCTGGGCCAGGCGCGGATCAACGAGAAGACCCAGAAGGACAAGATCGTCACCGTGACCCGGGACAAGGAAGAAGTGCCGTTGAAGGCGCGCCACATCCTGATCGCCACCGGCAGCCAGCCGATCTCGATCCCCGGCGTCGCACTGGACGGTGTCCGCGTCGTCGACTCCACCGGCGCCCTCTCCCTCCCGCAGATCCCGAAAAAGCTCGTCATCATCGGGGGGGGCTACATCGGCCTG
Coding sequences within it:
- a CDS encoding medium chain dehydrogenase/reductase family protein — translated: MSDASDSAANATMTLPGDAPPLRERRNRVVQVRSFGGPDGLEVVDAPVPTAGRGEVRVRVLASGLEYTDVVIRRHLYPQTMSLRPPFVMGYDVIGVIDQLGEGVSGFQLGDRVADMTVLGSNAAYRTLRADHLTRVPAGADAAEAAALILSWTTAYQLLHRAARVRQGQRVLVQGAAGAVGQALCVLGRQAGLELWGTARGAHASLIRELGATPIDYQREDFTRVLVGGFDVVFDGVGEDGYRRSFAALKRGGLLCAYGYTAGVQPQRRPLAILMWLARQSLQSLWKWLRDGKRTRVYSINLMRARHPAWFREDLERLFGLLSTRSIRPRVAERISFDEVAEAHRRLEAGGLEGKIVLCPELPSRRDRAAT